The Roseiconus lacunae nucleotide sequence GCCATGTAAGCCGCACTCCGGTCAACCTTTGTTGGATCCTTGCCGCTGAACGCGCCACCGCCGTGGCGTCCCCAACCACCGTATGTGTCGACAATGATCTTTCGGCCAGTCAATCCGCAATCACCGTGAGGCCCACCGACGACGAACTTACCGGTCGGATTGATGTGATATTTGATGTCGCCTTTGTCCAAATCCGCTGGCAACGAAGGTTTGATCACCTCGTCGATGATGAACTTCTTGATCTCTTCGTTCGAGACATCGGGATCATGCTGGGCACTCACGACAACGGTGTCGATACGGACTGGCTTGTTGCCTTCGTACTCCACTGTCACCTGACTTTTGTTGTCCGGACGCAACCAAGACACTTCTTTGCTGAACCGGGCTTCGGTGATGCGGTTGATGATGCGATGCGAAAGGGCGATCGGAAGCGGCATCAATTCGGGGGTGTCACGGCAAGCGTAACCGAACATCAACCCTTGGTCACCGGCACCAATGTCTTTTCCGCTGTCACTGTCACTATCGACACCCTGAGCGATATCGGGACTTTGGGTGTCCAGCGTGACCATGACCGCACAGGTGTCACCACAGATTCCCATGTGATCGTCGGTGTAGCCGACTTCGTTGATCGTTTGACGCACGATGTCAGCGTAATTGACCTTGGCTTCGGTCGAAATTTCGCCGGCGATAATCGCGACTCCGGTCGTAACCATCGTTTCGCACGCAACTCGGCTTTTCGGGTCTTGCTCGAACAGTGCATCCAAGATGGCGTCAGAAATCCGGTCAGCGAGCTTATCAGGGTGCCCCATGCTGACAGATTCGCTTGTAAACAAGAAACGAGCTTCGCTCACAATATTGCTCCAGGTAAGGGCTGGCAAATA carries:
- the metK gene encoding methionine adenosyltransferase, producing MSEARFLFTSESVSMGHPDKLADRISDAILDALFEQDPKSRVACETMVTTGVAIIAGEISTEAKVNYADIVRQTINEVGYTDDHMGICGDTCAVMVTLDTQSPDIAQGVDSDSDSGKDIGAGDQGLMFGYACRDTPELMPLPIALSHRIINRITEARFSKEVSWLRPDNKSQVTVEYEGNKPVRIDTVVVSAQHDPDVSNEEIKKFIIDEVIKPSLPADLDKGDIKYHINPTGKFVVGGPHGDCGLTGRKIIVDTYGGWGRHGGGAFSGKDPTKVDRSAAYMARYVAKNIVAAGLAERCEVQLAYAIGVSEPVSVHVDTEGTGAIPDAKLCELVREHFPLSPAGIIEHLKLRRPVFKATTSGGHFGREGDTFTWEATDKADALAAAAGTASAAS